The stretch of DNA TGCATAACAGCATGGATGCGATGGCGATCACAGACAGAGAGGGAAAGACACTTAACGTCAATCCTGCATTCGAACGCCTTTACGGCTGGAAACTGGAGGAAATCAGAGGATTGCAGCTTCCGATAATACCACCGACCTCTGAAAGTGATTATCGAAGGGGTGTGGAAGATGCACTTGACGGCAAGAGCAGGAGATTCGACGCTGTCCGGCTCAGAAAAGACGGCACCACTGTTGAAGTTAGCATCAGTCTTTTCCCGCTGCGTGACGAAAACGGCCGCATTTATGCAATAGCTTCGTCCACCAGGGACATTTCGGAGAGCAAGAGGCTGAGTGACGTGCTGCTGCTGCACGACGCGGTGCTGAGGACAACCCCTTACATGTTCCTGATACTCAGCGACGGCAGGGAATCTCCCACCACTGTCGAATTCGCAAACCCGTCGTTCCTGGAGACGACCGGTCTTTCGGAGATAGATGTGGTAGGCACAGGGTTCAGCAAACTGCTCGGGGATTTTGTCTCCGGGTCGGAACTCCGCGCCGTGATGGATTCAATGTCCAGGCTCACAAGTTATGCAGGAGACATGCGTCTCAAGCTCCCTTCAGGTGCTCACATCTGGGTGCACATGGATGTATCGCCTGTGGTCGGACAGGACGGCAAACTGAGTCACTGGGTGTGCGGAATGAAGAACGCAACGGAGGTCATATCCGGCAGGGAGCAGCTGAGGGAAGCGAATGAGAAACTCAAACTCATTGCCAACCTGGACAGGCACGACATACGGAACTCTCTTCATTCCATAAGGATTTTTGCGGAAGCAGGACTTCTTTCCCCTGGCAATGAAAACGCAGCCAGGAGTTTCAAAGGGATAAGCGATGCGGCCCGCCGCATCAGCGACCATATAGAGCAGTTCAGGAGCATCCAGGACAGCATAGAGGATGATGAGGCCGGATGGCAGCATCTCGGCGAGGCAGTTGCACGCGCAGTGTCGGGATTCGATCTCAGGCATGTCAAACTGACGGTGGATGTGGATGGAACCGAAATACATTCATTGCCTTTTCTGGAAAAAGTGTTTCACAATCTTGTCGACAATTCATTGAGGCATGGTGATCATGTGTCCCGCATATCTATCTCTGCATTGTCCGACAACGATGGTCATAAAATAATCTATGAGGACGACGGTGCTGGTATAGCCTCCGAAAAGAAGAAGGGCCTGTTTGCCGGTAATCTCACCGATAAGAGAAAGCATGGACTGTATCTCGTGAGAGGACTCCTTGAATCATGTGGTATGGGGATAAGCGAAACGGGCGAAAGTGGAAAAGGAGCTCGTTTCGAGATTACCGTGCCTGCTTCCTGTTTCCGGACTTCCGGTGCACAATATCAGGCTCCAGCCTGAGAGCGTGCTCTGCATTTTGAGAAGAATGCGTAAGCGCACTTTTCAACGTGAACATAAACTGCTTTATCGCGTAAACCCGTAGCATCAACCTGCTTTCGGACCGGATCGCGAAACTTTATAAGGTAATCATATTGTTTGGTGTACTAAATATTATGAAATCAAAACAAAAGGATTTGGTCGTGGAAGCTCCGGGCGGCAGGACAGATCTCAGGACTTCATGCAGCGCTTTCGTTCTGGAGTTTGTCAGCAGCAGCAGAAGGGAAGCCGCTCTTGAGAAGATTCCAATGCGCCATTCCTTTATTCTGCGGGCACTGCTGAGATATGGCCCCAGGGCAGTCACCGAGATTGCCTCAAGGATGTCTGTGTCGCCCGCAACCGTTTCCGGTATGCTGGACGAGCTCTTTGAAGGAGGCCTGCTCCATCGGGAGCACGGTGTAGATGACCGCAGGCGCGTTCTGATATCGTTGACGGCCAGAGGTCGCAGAATCGCAGAACGCCTGGAGGCGCGGGCGGCTGCCAGCTGGAAAGATCTGGAAAAGAATCTTTCTCCTTCCGACGTGGCCGCCGCAAACAGGGTGCTCAGTAAAATAACATCCGAGCTCAGGCGTCAGAACAGTGAAGGGACGAAGGCCGGGCGCGGAAAAGGCGTTGTTTTAAGAAGAGGAGCAAGAGGAGAAGGAGCAAGAGGAGATAGTGAATTACAATGACATCCACAATCGAAACGCGTGATTTGACAAAGTCTTACGGAAAGTTCCTTGCACTGGATTCGCTCAATCTTAATATCGAAGGCACGAAATGTGTTGGATTTCTAGGACCCAACGGTGCGGGAAAAACAACAACGCTGAAACTCCTCACAAATATGATCTTTCCAACAGCAGGCGAATGTCTCATTAACGGCATTTCCGTCAGAGCGGACAGGAAAAGAGCGCTTGCAGATGCTGGAGTTCTGATAGAGAGCCCGGAAATATATCCTTCCCTTACTCCGAATGAAGCGCTCGGGATGGTTGCGGACCTCCGTGGCGTTCCACCGTCGGATCGCCGTCACCGCATCGAAACGGTTCTTGCCGAAGTGAAGATGTCCGAATGGGCAGATCAAAAGGTTGGCAAGTTCTCGAAGGGAATGAAGCAGAGGATCAATATTGCGGCTGCGCTCGTCCATGATCCGGATGTAATATTGCTGGACGAGCCCACTGCCGGCCTTGACCCGAGAGGGATGGCAGAGGTCCGAGGCATTATACGCACACTGAAGAAGAGCGACAGGTTGATTTTCATGAGCAGTCATATTCTGAGCGAAGTCAGCGAAGTCTGTGATGA from Candidatus Sysuiplasma acidicola encodes:
- a CDS encoding MarR family transcriptional regulator; the protein is MKSKQKDLVVEAPGGRTDLRTSCSAFVLEFVSSSRREAALEKIPMRHSFILRALLRYGPRAVTEIASRMSVSPATVSGMLDELFEGGLLHREHGVDDRRRVLISLTARGRRIAERLEARAAASWKDLEKNLSPSDVAAANRVLSKITSELRRQNSEGTKAGRGKGVVLRRGARGEGARGDSELQ
- a CDS encoding ABC transporter ATP-binding protein; the encoded protein is MTSTIETRDLTKSYGKFLALDSLNLNIEGTKCVGFLGPNGAGKTTTLKLLTNMIFPTAGECLINGISVRADRKRALADAGVLIESPEIYPSLTPNEALGMVADLRGVPPSDRRHRIETVLAEVKMSEWADQKVGKFSKGMKQRINIAAALVHDPDVILLDEPTAGLDPRGMAEVRGIIRTLKKSDRLIFMSSHILSEVSEVCDEVALVNKGKLLFYDTLENVTSRFANDHASVDATLARPIPTEKIAGLLGSVSGILDWTQLDPRRLRIRFSGGTDGQEKLLKSLVDLHIGVIGLVESESALEEIYLSQISQGD